From one Tachysurus vachellii isolate PV-2020 chromosome 23, HZAU_Pvac_v1, whole genome shotgun sequence genomic stretch:
- the slc6a2 gene encoding sodium-dependent noradrenaline transporter: MNVQVMPEHKLASVAPLKPYAVEKKDVELILVKERNGLQYTSSRTHTCTETPERETWGKKLDFLLSVIGFAVDLANVWRFPYLCYKNGGGAFLIPYITFLFIAGMPLFYMELALGQYNREGAATVWKICPVFKGVGYTVIIIALYVGFYYNVIIAWSLYYLFSSFTSQLPWQHCNNTWNSLMCKDPKLINGSLLLGNGTYAKYKRTPAAEFYEREVLRIHESQGISDLGEPRWELTLCLVVVFFILYFSLWKGVKSSGKVVYITATMPYIVLLVLLFRGITLPGAMNGIRAYLHIDLNKLNNPQVWIEAATQIFYSLGAGFGVLIAFASYNKFDNNCYRDALLTSTINCITSFFSGFAIFSVLGYMAHEHGVSIKEVATDGPGLVFIIYPEAISTLPGSTFFAIFFFIMLLTLGIDSSMGGMEAVITGLTDDFKILRRNRKLFTFITAFGTFLVALLCITKGGIYVFTLLDHYAAGTSILFGVLVEAIGVSWFYGVDRFSEDIEQMMGFKPGIYWRLCWKFVSPIFLLVVVIASIVTSNNMEYEGYAFPAWATVVGWGIALSSMMFVPLYAIYKFFSVPGTFKQRIAYCITPEHEHHLVAEGNIRQFKLKHWLAI, from the exons atgaatgtgcaggtgatGCCCGAGCACAAGCTGGCGTCGGTGGCCCCACTCAAACCGTACGCCGTGGAGAAGAAGGATGTGGAGCTCATCCTGGTCAAAGAGCGCAACGGCTTGCAGTACACGAGTTCCCGTACGCACACATGCACCGAGACGCCAGAGCGCGAGACATGGGGCAAGAAACTGGACTTCCTGCTCTCCGTCATCGGCTTCGCTGTGGACCTGGCCAACGTGTGGAGGTTCCCTTATCTGTGCTATAAAAACGGCGGAG GGGCCTTTCTGATCCCATACATCACTTTCCTGTTCATTGCGGGAATGCCGCTGTTCTATATGGAGCTGGCTTTGGGTCAGTATAACAGAGAAGGGGCAGCCACTGTATGGAAGATCTGTCCCGTTTTCAAAG GTGTTGGTTATACCGTGATCATCATAGCTTTGTATGTAGGCTTCTACTACAACGTTATTATAGCTTGGTCTCTGTACTACCTGTTCTCCTCATTCACGAGTCAGCTGCCCTGGCAGCACTGTAATAACACATGGAACAGCCTCATGTGCAAAGACCCCAAGCTCATCAATGGCTCGCTTCTCCTGGGCAACGGCACCTACGCCAAGTACAAGCGAACGCCTGCTGCTGAGTTCTATGA ACGAGAGGTACTGCGCATTCACGAGAGTCAAGGCATCAGTGACCTGGGAGAACCTCGCTGGGAGCTGACGCTTTGCCTTGTGGtggtcttctttattctctacTTCAGTCTGTGGAAAGGCGTAAAGTCATCTGGGAAG GTGGTGTATATCACTGCCACCATGCCCTATATTGTACTTCTGGTGCTGCTTTTCCGAGGCATCACACTACCTGGTGCTATGAACGGAATCCGTGCGTACCTCCACATTGACCTTAATAAACTCAACAATCCTCAA GTTTGGATTGAAGCTGCCACTCAAATTTTCTACTCTCTGGGGGCTGGTTTTGGTGTGCTTATCGCCTTTGCCAGTTACAATAAATTTGACAACAACTGCTATAG GGATGCCCTCCTGACCAGCACCATAAACTGCATCACCAGTTTTTTCTCAGGGTTTGCCATCTTCTCTGTGCTGGGTTACATGGCTCATGAGCATGGCGTCAGCATTAAGGAAGTGGCCACAGATG GACCTGGGCTTGTGTTCATTATTTACCCGGAGGCCATTTCTACTCTCCCTGGCTCCACTTTCTTTGCCATATTTTTCTTCATCATGCTTCTAACCCTAGGCATTGACAGCTCT ATGGGTGGCATGGAAGCTGTCATCACTGGACTCACAGATGACTTCAAGATCCTAAGGAGAAACAGGAAATTGTTCACTTTCATCACTGCATTTGGGACCTTCCTGGTTGCTTTACTGTGCATAACGAAA GGAGGAATCTATGTTTTCACTCTACTGGACCACTATGCTGCAGGAACGTCCATTCTGTTTGGAGTTCTTGTGGAGGCCATAGGCGTCTCCTGGTTCTATG gggTGGATAGATTCAGTGAAGACATTGAACAAATGATGGGCTTCAAGCCAGGAATCTACTGGAGACTTTGTTGGAAGTTTGTCAGTCCTATTTTTCTGCTG GTTGTGGTGATTGCCAGCATTGTCACTTCCAACAATATGGAATATGAAGGCTATGCTTTTCCTGCCTGGGCTACTGTGGTGGGCTGGGGCATTGCCCTTTCCTCTATGATGTTTGTACCACTCTATGCCATTTACAAATTCTTCAGTGTACCAGGCACCTTCAAGCAG AGGATAGCATACTGTATTACACCAGAGCACGAACATCACCTGGTGGCAGAGGGAAACATCAGGCAGTTCAAG CTCAAACATTGGCTTGCCATCTGA